In the Methanothermobacter sp. K4 genome, ACGCACCACCATGAGGTAGGTCTCGTTGCGGTACTCACGGTTAACAACACCCACAATTACACTGGCATTCGCACCTGATGTGAGGTTCTCGGGGTACCCGTAGGCCTTCCCCCCGGGCCCAAGGATGTAGAACTCTGTGAACCTCTCAGAGGGCGCCGGGTTGAGGGTTATGTAAACCGTTACTGCAATTAGCACTACAAGTATAATGGAGAGGACAAGTGAGATCTTACCGTCCCTTGAGAGGTTACGGGGTGAGGGGATCCTCCTTATGTCAGCGGAGTAGGCAAGTTCACCGCGCCTCCACCTCCTTATGAATGCGGCGGGGGTGAGCGCAAGGCTGAGGCCCGCTATTGTCCTTGCAAGGAATGGTTTGAATGTCACCTCCCCGCCCATGAGGAGTGCGATAACCGATGATATGATGATGCTCGTGGAGAATGCAAGAAACAGCCTCTCAGGGATACTTAGCTGGACCCTTTCAGGTGCGATTGCTGAGACCAGTATGTACCCCGGGATGAAGAGCACCTGAAGGTAGAAGAGCGCCTCAGCGATACCGCCCCTCAAAAAGATGATGGTAAGGATACTCAGAATGGATAGAACTGCGAGGTCACTGAAACCACCGATAGATGTGCTTTTTTCAGGTTCTGAGGGGAATTCATGCCCTGAAAATGCCCTTCTGAGTTCCCCTTCAACATCATCACCTTCGATTTTTCCGGTTTCAGGGGCCCATTCTCTTATTTTTCTCATTTTAAGGGCCTTTTTCTTTATGAGGGAAGGGTCACCTGCCCTGATGTCCTTCTCAGAAATTTCAGGTATCTCAAGGGTGACTTCCTCCTCCACGAGCCCGTATTTCTCCAGGATGTCCATTTCTGACTGCTGGAGGGACTCTATGATTTTTATCCTCTGCCTGGACCTTCTGATGTAGGCTGCAAGGGCTGCCAGTATACCTGTGACCCCAAGGAATATATGACCATAGCCCCTGGGTACAAGTAAGCATGCTATGGGTGTCAGGATGGAGGCGAAGAGTGCTATCAATCCTGCTCTTGTGGCTCTTCCCCTCTCCTGCAGCCCTGTCATGGCGGCTGATGCCACCAGATATGAAGTGCTTACTATGAGGATGACTGCAAGGATGAACCTCACATGCCTGAGGTGTATGAGGCTTATGAGGATGGGTGTTGAGGATGATATGATACCAGCAATCAGAAGATCCCTTGAGGAGAGCCCGAGCCTTATAACCTCAGGTTCCTCCTGTCCCTTCCTCTGCTTTTTTCCGGACCTTCTTGCAAGTTCTCTTGCGGTTCTTGTCTGGGTATCCTCCACAGGGGTATCCTTCTTTCTCAGGCGGATTATGAGAGCGATCAGTGGCAGGATTATGGCTGGTAGCGCATAAAGTGGCCTTGAATTCCTGAGGGCTGTGTAATTAAGGAGGAGGGCGTTGAGGGTGATTAATAGTATGCCTGCCACAGGGGCTATAAGAGGGTTATCAAAGCCTGTGATGATGAGGAGGCTGTAACCTGCCACACATATCATGGATGCTATTCCAAGAACCCTTAAATGGAATAATGGAGCGTTTATGAGGACCACTGAGATTATACCTGCAATTAGTAATATAATTTCCCGCCTGAGCTTCAACTGAGATTCCCCTGAATGCTAGTGAATTGACCTATTATTGGCATTTCTGGACTGATAAATATTTTCATGTCACCCTTATCGCGCGTGCAGTGACCCGGATTCAGGCAGATGCTCTGGGGTATTGTCTCTTGGTTGAAGGGTTGTGTGGAGTGCTGGGGACATCCCTGCATGCCACCTAGTGGAGGGTATTCTGGGTTGAAGGTTATGTGGGTGATTTTACAGCCAGGTGGTAGACCCTTACCCTGTATTCACCGGGTGCAGTGAAGGGTGGGATGGTGAGATAAATATCAGCAGGGACAACAGCGTTTCTCTCATCTCTGACGGTCCAGTTTTTCCTTACGGGTGTGTAGGTTGTTGTGAGTGGTGTTTGTGGGAGGTTTGTGCCGTAGTTGGCGTATTTGAGGTTCTGTATGGGTATGGTTTCT is a window encoding:
- a CDS encoding DUF1616 domain-containing protein codes for the protein MKLRREIILLIAGIISVVLINAPLFHLRVLGIASMICVAGYSLLIITGFDNPLIAPVAGILLITLNALLLNYTALRNSRPLYALPAIILPLIALIIRLRKKDTPVEDTQTRTARELARRSGKKQRKGQEEPEVIRLGLSSRDLLIAGIISSSTPILISLIHLRHVRFILAVILIVSTSYLVASAAMTGLQERGRATRAGLIALFASILTPIACLLVPRGYGHIFLGVTGILAALAAYIRRSRQRIKIIESLQQSEMDILEKYGLVEEEVTLEIPEISEKDIRAGDPSLIKKKALKMRKIREWAPETGKIEGDDVEGELRRAFSGHEFPSEPEKSTSIGGFSDLAVLSILSILTIIFLRGGIAEALFYLQVLFIPGYILVSAIAPERVQLSIPERLFLAFSTSIIISSVIALLMGGEVTFKPFLARTIAGLSLALTPAAFIRRWRRGELAYSADIRRIPSPRNLSRDGKISLVLSIILVVLIAVTVYITLNPAPSERFTEFYILGPGGKAYGYPENLTSGANASVIVGVVNREYRNETYLMVVRLGGDILRNETIRLSDKEKWERKINFTVTETGKNQKLEFLLYRLPDKRKPYRSLHLFINVR